From Acidobacteriota bacterium, a single genomic window includes:
- a CDS encoding nucleotide sugar dehydrogenase, translating to MGTTPDSKVPLKNEILGAFHQRVQQKTVQVGVVGLGYVGLPIALLFSSKGISATGFDIDSAKVTRLQQGKSYIKHIPEADISDALRRGHFKATTDFSELRAMDAVIICVPTPLDDHREPDLTYIENTAQSISAHLRPGQLIVLESTTYPGTTEEVVLPILERSGLRCPVVPYTVADGEAVGPDTLDADFLLAFSPEREDPGNPTIKTHQIPKVVGGVNAASAMATKLLYEAAFNRIVLVSSSRAAEMTKLLENIYRSVNIAMVNELKLLCQRMGLDIWEIIGAAKSKPFGFSAFYPGPGLGGHCIPIDPFYLTWKAREFEFPTRFIELAGEINTSMPHHVIERLSEALNRRSKCLYGARILVLGISYKKDVDDLRESPSLKIIELLRERGASVDYNDPYFEKLHKMRQYDLGLESVALTAESLSSYDAVLIATDHSSYDYAFIAANAQLVVDTRNATGNLTLHREKIVQA from the coding sequence ATGGGCACGACTCCAGACAGCAAAGTACCCCTCAAGAATGAAATCCTGGGCGCGTTCCACCAGCGTGTCCAGCAAAAGACGGTGCAGGTGGGAGTTGTGGGGCTGGGATACGTCGGCCTGCCAATTGCTCTGCTCTTCTCAAGCAAGGGAATTTCGGCTACCGGTTTTGACATTGATTCAGCAAAGGTCACGCGCCTTCAGCAGGGCAAGAGCTACATCAAGCATATCCCCGAAGCCGACATCTCAGACGCGCTTCGGCGAGGACACTTCAAAGCCACAACGGATTTCTCTGAGCTTCGAGCGATGGACGCCGTCATCATCTGCGTGCCGACTCCGCTTGATGACCATCGTGAGCCCGACCTGACTTACATAGAAAACACCGCCCAATCTATCAGCGCACACTTGCGTCCGGGGCAGCTCATCGTTCTTGAAAGCACCACATATCCCGGCACTACCGAAGAGGTTGTCCTGCCTATTCTGGAGCGCTCAGGACTGCGCTGCCCGGTTGTCCCCTATACGGTGGCAGACGGCGAGGCCGTGGGTCCCGATACCCTGGATGCTGATTTCCTGCTCGCATTCTCGCCAGAACGGGAAGACCCTGGCAATCCAACAATCAAGACGCATCAAATCCCCAAGGTGGTGGGAGGAGTCAACGCCGCCAGCGCTATGGCGACAAAGCTGCTTTACGAAGCGGCCTTCAACCGGATTGTGCTGGTCAGCTCGTCTCGCGCCGCGGAGATGACCAAGCTGCTGGAAAACATTTACCGCAGCGTCAACATCGCCATGGTGAATGAGCTGAAGTTGCTCTGCCAGCGCATGGGGCTCGACATCTGGGAGATCATTGGCGCCGCAAAAAGCAAACCGTTTGGATTTTCCGCTTTTTACCCGGGACCCGGCCTGGGCGGACACTGCATCCCCATCGACCCCTTCTATCTCACCTGGAAAGCCCGTGAATTTGAGTTCCCGACCCGCTTTATCGAACTGGCAGGCGAAATCAACACCTCGATGCCTCACCACGTGATTGAAAGGCTATCAGAAGCTTTAAACCGCCGCAGCAAATGCCTCTACGGTGCGCGCATTCTGGTGCTCGGCATTTCTTACAAGAAGGATGTGGACGATCTGCGGGAATCTCCCTCGCTCAAAATCATTGAGCTTCTGCGGGAGCGCGGCGCCAGCGTCGATTACAACGACCCCTATTTCGAGAAACTCCACAAGATGAGGCAGTACGATCTGGGCCTCGAGTCGGTTGCGTTGACAGCGGAATCGCTTTCGAGCTACGACGCGGTCCTCATTGCCACCGACCATTCGTCATACGATTACGCATTCATCGCCGCTAACGCGCAGCTCGTGGTTGACACGCGGAACGCCACCGGCAATTTGACACTACACAGAGAGAAGATTGTCCAGGCGTGA
- a CDS encoding aldehyde dehydrogenase family protein, protein MPQVYRNLIAGQWIECASKKTFPNVNPANTEEVIGQFQASGPEDVNAACAEAAKAQPVWAALPAPRRGEYLFKAAELLESRIDKVAEDMTREEGKTLPEAKGEVKRAINIFRYFGGEGARAFSYQIPSERPNVFCYMMRKPLGLVGLITPWNFPSAIPAWKMAPALVAGNTVVIKPASLAPLSPYRLVEALVEAGIPGGVINYVTGSGRGAGNALVEHPAVRAISFTGSCDVGNRLHEQLAGRKVRVQLEMGGKNPTIVLKDADLDYAADILINGAFFSTGQKCTACSRAIIEKDIYRPLVEKLVAKTKALKVGNGIEPGIQIGPAVDENQLETDLKYIEIARKEGAKLLCGGNRLTGGIYDKGFFVEPTIFDQVKPEMRIAQEEVFGPVLALMVADDFEDAMRLANGVQFGLSASIVSRDLTRVHQFINGIEAGLITVNLPTAGVEYQLPFGGTKESSFGMREQGPVALDFYTESRTVYLKYTQ, encoded by the coding sequence ATGCCCCAAGTTTATCGAAACCTAATCGCCGGCCAATGGATTGAATGCGCATCGAAGAAAACATTCCCCAACGTCAATCCGGCCAACACCGAAGAAGTGATCGGACAGTTTCAGGCTTCCGGCCCTGAAGACGTGAATGCAGCATGCGCCGAGGCGGCAAAGGCACAGCCCGTGTGGGCTGCATTGCCCGCCCCCCGCCGTGGAGAATATTTGTTCAAAGCCGCTGAGTTGCTGGAATCCCGCATCGACAAGGTTGCTGAAGATATGACCCGCGAAGAAGGCAAAACGCTGCCGGAAGCCAAGGGTGAAGTCAAGCGCGCCATCAACATATTCCGATATTTCGGGGGCGAGGGCGCGCGGGCATTTAGCTACCAGATTCCTTCGGAACGGCCGAACGTCTTCTGCTACATGATGCGCAAACCGCTCGGACTGGTGGGCCTGATAACGCCGTGGAATTTTCCCAGCGCGATCCCTGCATGGAAAATGGCCCCGGCTCTGGTGGCCGGCAATACGGTCGTAATCAAGCCGGCGTCACTTGCCCCGCTCAGTCCCTACCGCCTGGTGGAAGCGCTGGTCGAGGCCGGCATACCCGGAGGCGTGATAAATTACGTCACCGGAAGCGGGAGGGGAGCAGGCAACGCCCTGGTGGAGCACCCTGCTGTTCGCGCCATATCCTTTACAGGTTCGTGCGATGTGGGCAATCGGCTTCACGAACAACTGGCGGGACGCAAGGTGCGGGTCCAGCTTGAGATGGGCGGCAAGAACCCGACGATTGTCCTGAAGGACGCAGATCTTGATTACGCGGCAGACATTCTCATCAACGGTGCGTTCTTCTCAACCGGGCAGAAATGCACTGCGTGCAGCCGCGCCATTATCGAAAAAGACATTTACAGGCCGCTGGTTGAAAAGCTGGTCGCCAAAACGAAAGCCTTGAAAGTAGGCAACGGAATAGAACCGGGAATCCAGATTGGGCCTGCGGTGGATGAAAACCAACTTGAAACCGACCTGAAGTATATTGAAATTGCCAGGAAGGAAGGCGCCAAACTGTTGTGCGGAGGGAACCGCCTGACTGGCGGAATTTATGACAAAGGCTTCTTTGTTGAGCCGACAATTTTCGACCAGGTCAAGCCAGAAATGCGTATTGCCCAGGAAGAAGTTTTCGGGCCGGTACTCGCACTGATGGTGGCTGACGATTTTGAAGATGCCATGCGTCTGGCCAATGGGGTCCAGTTCGGACTTTCTGCTTCCATCGTGTCACGAGACCTGACGCGGGTGCACCAGTTCATCAATGGTATCGAGGCCGGGCTGATCACCGTCAACCTGCCCACTGCGGGTGTCGAATACCAGCTTCCGTTTGGGGGTACCAAAGAATCAAGCTTCGGCATGCGCGAACAGGGGCCGGTGGCGCTCGATTTCTATACAGAATCGCGCACGGTTTACTTAAAGTACACGCAATAG
- a CDS encoding sugar phosphate isomerase/epimerase: protein MTYPEFFDKVVEMGSLGADMTVYWFESTGPGYLDDLRHQAFKRGIPFSGAACGSSMVQASAARRQGVLAEIKKWVDVTDRLGAPHLRIFGGPLPNGVTTKQGTDWVVEIMKPACDYSGKKGITLGIEDHQGVTQNADICLEIMQRVDSPYAGINLDITNFVATTSADPYAQIKACLPYATHSHIRDHFEDGTPVDLERVWRLFAEAGYKGYMSAEYEGKEDAMTAVPKLMDRIKTLCRKYSTA, encoded by the coding sequence ATGACCTACCCGGAGTTCTTCGACAAAGTAGTGGAAATGGGCTCGCTGGGCGCCGACATGACAGTTTACTGGTTCGAGTCAACGGGGCCGGGTTACCTCGATGACCTGCGGCATCAAGCCTTCAAGAGAGGAATTCCGTTCTCGGGCGCTGCCTGCGGCTCGAGCATGGTGCAGGCCAGCGCTGCCAGGCGACAGGGCGTGCTGGCGGAAATCAAGAAGTGGGTGGATGTTACGGACCGCCTGGGAGCACCCCACTTGCGGATTTTCGGCGGTCCACTGCCCAATGGAGTGACCACGAAGCAGGGGACAGACTGGGTGGTTGAAATCATGAAACCGGCCTGCGACTATTCGGGCAAGAAAGGCATCACGCTCGGTATCGAAGACCATCAGGGCGTGACGCAGAACGCCGACATTTGTCTTGAAATTATGCAGCGCGTGGATTCACCTTATGCGGGCATCAACCTCGACATTACCAACTTTGTGGCAACGACCAGCGCGGACCCCTATGCCCAGATCAAAGCCTGTCTTCCCTACGCCACGCACAGCCACATTCGCGACCACTTTGAAGACGGCACGCCAGTTGACCTGGAACGCGTCTGGAGGCTCTTTGCCGAAGCCGGGTACAAGGGTTACATGTCGGCCGAGTACGAGGGTAAGGAAGATGCCATGACGGCCGTGCCCAAGCTGATGGACAGGATCAAGACGCTCTGCCGGAAATACTCGACGGCCTGA
- a CDS encoding pyrrolo-quinoline quinone — MRYFSPRSIFRICLCLCVAGPLALAAGPPQSPMASGRIAFGTNCAICHGADARGGERGPSLLRTRRSKAQILDIIREGRPGGMPPFHLPPKEESAVVNFVYSLNAPAAGSGITGNAAAGKAYFWGKGGCGACHMIYGRGGVKGPDLTSLGKTLTVSRIEEALSKPGRTPGYQVVSVRLRNGSTLRGFARNESSYDLQLQDFDGNFHFLRQDDIAQIERDKQPLMPPVSLSGTDLHNLLAYLSAPTPPDHVPEILVNGATPGPGDWPTYNGQPGGNRYSLLDQINIENVNRLAPRWTFQLQGAQELETTPVVVGGLMIVTGPNEAYALDAASGREVWHYRRAVAEGEGAEAQAANRGAAVLGDKIFMATPDAHLLALNWVTGGLVWDVKVADYREEFRITAAPLVVGDLVITGEGFGDLGARGFVVAYNASNGKEVWRFYTMPAPGDPAAKTWVGRALPHGGVATWMNGTYDPENDLLIWTTGNPCPDFNGDERKGDNLYSNSVIALKPETGKLQWYFQFTPHDTHDWDAQETPLLVDATFHGRNRQLLLQANRNGFFYVLDRTTGQFLLGKPFVHKLTWARGIAPDGRPEVLPGTEPTLKGVKVCPAAEGATNWMSPAWSPVTDLFYVQALEKCNVYFKGSAVWEKGKPFRDQIAHEVPGEPGEKYLRAIDIQTGNVVWERPEVGPGNTWGGLLATAGGLVLFCDDGGAFAAVDAKTGKLLWHFSMSEHWHASPMTYMVDGKQYIAIATGSGIVAFGL, encoded by the coding sequence ATGCGTTATTTTTCACCACGCTCGATTTTCAGGATATGCCTTTGTTTGTGTGTCGCAGGACCACTGGCCCTTGCCGCCGGTCCACCCCAATCGCCGATGGCATCCGGGCGCATCGCGTTTGGAACAAATTGCGCCATTTGTCATGGAGCAGATGCGCGGGGCGGCGAGCGTGGGCCCAGCCTGCTCCGCACCCGGCGATCAAAAGCCCAGATCCTCGATATTATTCGCGAAGGAAGGCCGGGCGGCATGCCTCCATTTCATCTTCCTCCAAAGGAAGAGTCGGCGGTGGTCAATTTTGTCTACTCGCTTAATGCCCCAGCAGCGGGGAGCGGCATCACCGGAAACGCGGCCGCCGGCAAAGCCTACTTCTGGGGCAAAGGTGGTTGTGGCGCCTGCCACATGATCTATGGACGCGGCGGAGTGAAAGGTCCAGATCTCACCTCACTTGGCAAGACACTCACTGTATCGAGGATCGAGGAAGCTTTGAGCAAACCGGGGCGGACGCCCGGCTATCAGGTAGTTTCGGTCCGGTTGAGGAATGGCAGCACATTGCGCGGTTTTGCCAGAAATGAAAGCAGCTATGACCTCCAATTGCAGGATTTTGATGGAAACTTCCACTTTCTCCGGCAGGACGACATCGCCCAGATAGAACGGGATAAGCAGCCCCTGATGCCGCCCGTCAGCCTCAGTGGAACCGATCTCCACAACCTGCTGGCCTATTTAAGCGCCCCTACGCCCCCGGACCACGTGCCGGAGATTTTGGTGAATGGAGCGACCCCGGGCCCCGGAGACTGGCCCACATACAATGGCCAGCCGGGCGGCAACCGTTACAGTCTGCTTGACCAGATCAACATCGAAAACGTCAACCGGCTCGCACCGCGATGGACTTTTCAACTTCAGGGCGCGCAAGAGCTTGAAACAACGCCCGTGGTGGTTGGCGGCCTGATGATTGTAACGGGCCCCAATGAAGCCTACGCGCTTGACGCCGCCAGCGGGCGTGAGGTGTGGCATTATCGTCGCGCCGTCGCTGAAGGAGAAGGCGCTGAGGCGCAAGCGGCCAATCGGGGCGCCGCAGTTCTGGGCGACAAGATTTTTATGGCCACTCCGGACGCCCACCTGCTCGCCCTGAATTGGGTAACGGGAGGGCTGGTATGGGACGTGAAAGTGGCAGATTACCGGGAGGAATTTAGAATCACCGCGGCCCCGCTTGTGGTAGGGGACCTGGTGATCACCGGAGAAGGATTTGGCGACCTTGGCGCCCGCGGCTTCGTGGTCGCCTACAATGCGTCCAATGGGAAGGAAGTCTGGCGGTTTTACACCATGCCCGCGCCCGGCGATCCTGCGGCAAAAACCTGGGTGGGCCGGGCCCTGCCCCATGGCGGCGTTGCCACCTGGATGAATGGGACCTACGACCCTGAAAATGACCTCCTCATTTGGACAACCGGAAACCCCTGCCCTGATTTTAATGGCGATGAACGCAAGGGTGACAACCTCTACTCAAATTCGGTGATCGCACTGAAACCTGAGACCGGCAAGCTGCAATGGTACTTTCAATTCACTCCTCACGATACCCACGACTGGGACGCGCAGGAAACTCCGCTGCTGGTGGACGCCACTTTCCACGGCCGGAATCGCCAGTTGCTGCTGCAGGCCAACCGCAACGGTTTTTTCTATGTGCTGGACCGGACCACGGGGCAGTTCCTGTTGGGGAAGCCCTTTGTTCACAAACTGACATGGGCGCGCGGCATTGCGCCCGATGGGCGGCCGGAGGTACTGCCAGGGACAGAACCAACGCTTAAAGGTGTGAAGGTCTGCCCGGCGGCCGAAGGGGCAACCAACTGGATGTCTCCGGCGTGGAGCCCCGTCACAGACCTCTTCTATGTCCAGGCGCTTGAGAAGTGCAACGTCTACTTCAAAGGTTCAGCCGTATGGGAAAAGGGCAAGCCATTCCGCGACCAGATTGCCCACGAAGTTCCCGGTGAGCCCGGCGAAAAGTATCTGCGGGCGATCGATATCCAAACCGGCAACGTGGTATGGGAAAGGCCGGAGGTGGGCCCTGGCAATACCTGGGGAGGTTTGCTGGCCACTGCCGGAGGACTGGTCTTGTTCTGCGACGATGGAGGCGCATTTGCCGCTGTCGACGCTAAAACCGGGAAGCTGCTCTGGCACTTCAGTATGAGCGAGCACTGGCATGCATCACCCATGACGTATATGGTGGACGGCAAGCAATATATCGCGATAGCCACAGGATCAGGCATCGTCGCGTTTGGATTGTAG
- a CDS encoding MFS transporter, whose protein sequence is MPIPEKRWQHIIPVAFIMYTIAFVDRTNISLALPSISHDLHMNAAQAGSAAGIFFWGYLLLQIPGGYLAEHWSAKRFISILLVCWGLAAVVCGLVRTWEQFWVMRFVLGIAEGGVWPATLVLLAHWFPRAERARANAYWMLCLPTAVVLSSPVSGWILGRWGWRAMLISEGALPFIWLIIWLKFVEDQPHQAKWICGEEKNFLETTLEAEAAELSPGKLEPFFKVLLRPQVLLLVLIYFTQNSGNYGYLFWLPSALHREKRLSDLMVGLLFTIPFIVTGIGMVLISRHSDKTRERKRHVAGAMAWGGVFMLASVFLSPHSFVLSFIAISLVGAGSFGALGPFWAIPSETLPRSVSGSAMGLINALGNLGGYFGPVVVGYLEKRTGNFAYGFAALGIGYIVGAVLTSLVRTAPRASPAAIREV, encoded by the coding sequence ATGCCGATCCCAGAGAAACGCTGGCAGCACATCATTCCGGTCGCCTTCATCATGTACACGATCGCTTTCGTCGACCGGACAAATATCTCTCTAGCTCTGCCTTCCATCAGTCACGATCTCCACATGAACGCCGCGCAGGCAGGCAGCGCGGCCGGCATTTTTTTCTGGGGCTACCTGCTGTTGCAGATTCCGGGCGGCTACCTTGCAGAACACTGGAGTGCCAAGCGGTTCATCAGCATCCTATTGGTCTGCTGGGGGCTTGCGGCTGTGGTCTGCGGGCTGGTGCGCACGTGGGAGCAATTCTGGGTCATGCGCTTTGTGCTCGGCATTGCCGAGGGCGGCGTGTGGCCCGCCACGCTGGTGCTGCTGGCGCACTGGTTCCCGCGAGCGGAACGCGCCCGGGCGAACGCATATTGGATGCTGTGCCTTCCGACAGCCGTCGTACTATCCTCGCCAGTTTCCGGCTGGATTCTCGGCCGCTGGGGCTGGCGTGCGATGCTGATCTCAGAAGGTGCATTGCCCTTTATATGGCTGATCATCTGGCTCAAGTTTGTCGAAGACCAGCCGCACCAGGCCAAGTGGATTTGCGGAGAGGAAAAGAATTTTCTGGAGACCACTCTTGAAGCGGAGGCTGCCGAGCTAAGTCCTGGGAAGCTGGAGCCGTTTTTCAAGGTGCTGTTGCGCCCCCAGGTGCTGCTGCTGGTGCTTATCTATTTCACGCAGAACAGCGGCAACTACGGGTATCTCTTCTGGCTGCCAAGCGCGCTTCACCGTGAGAAACGTCTGAGCGATCTGATGGTAGGTCTCCTTTTCACGATTCCCTTCATTGTGACGGGCATCGGAATGGTATTGATTTCGCGGCATTCCGATAAGACCCGTGAGAGGAAAAGGCATGTTGCGGGAGCCATGGCCTGGGGCGGCGTGTTTATGCTGGCAAGCGTTTTCCTTAGCCCGCATTCATTCGTGCTCTCTTTTATCGCCATAAGCCTGGTTGGAGCAGGGTCGTTCGGAGCGCTGGGGCCCTTCTGGGCAATCCCTTCCGAAACGCTGCCGCGATCGGTCAGTGGTTCTGCAATGGGATTGATCAACGCATTGGGCAATCTAGGTGGCTATTTTGGGCCTGTCGTCGTAGGGTATCTCGAGAAGCGGACTGGCAACTTTGCTTACGGTTTCGCCGCCTTGGGCATCGGCTACATAGTGGGCGCAGTGCTCACTTCTCTCGTTCGCACTGCGCCAAGGGCGTCTCCGGCGGCAATTCGGGAAGTATGA
- a CDS encoding Gfo/Idh/MocA family oxidoreductase: MRQVLGGSAAMAVSGLAPAGRILGANDRVRFGLIGAGGRGQEIFKAAIKAPNTEAVAVADVYTRRLDQAKAIAPGVKTYSDFRQLLDDKSVDAVLIATPQHQHALNFVPAIEAGKDVYQEKTMAFNPDHARRMRHAFLASDRVVQVGIQSTSSQAQVRAHELVRSKPMGRITAIHSHMYRDAAYGGWKRPIPADCDPRHVEWKTFEGEAALHPFDPNRYMNWRFYWDYSGGNVFENMVHQVGFWFKAMDLHIPERVSMTGANYFSPEMQVPDTMDVTMTLPDKIFFSWNSGFGSSYYDADEVVLGSDGAVARDQRHDTVTYIPKQTRHGGVTAGGEGASSPDIVGGGDETEIHMQNFFDCVRNRKTPNCPFEIGFRSAIACQMAIASYRQGREVRWDSEAAQIV, translated from the coding sequence ATGCGGCAAGTTCTGGGAGGTAGCGCCGCCATGGCAGTTTCTGGATTAGCTCCGGCGGGCAGAATTCTGGGCGCGAACGATCGAGTTCGTTTTGGGCTGATCGGAGCGGGAGGACGCGGCCAGGAAATCTTCAAGGCCGCGATCAAGGCTCCAAACACCGAAGCGGTTGCAGTGGCCGATGTTTATACGCGGCGGCTGGACCAGGCAAAAGCCATTGCGCCCGGAGTGAAGACCTATTCGGATTTCCGCCAACTGTTGGATGACAAGAGCGTCGATGCCGTCCTGATTGCCACTCCGCAGCACCAGCATGCCTTGAATTTTGTACCTGCCATCGAGGCAGGCAAGGACGTCTACCAGGAAAAGACGATGGCATTTAATCCTGACCACGCCCGGCGGATGCGGCATGCGTTTCTGGCGTCAGACCGCGTGGTGCAGGTGGGAATCCAATCCACCAGCAGCCAGGCTCAGGTGAGGGCCCATGAACTTGTCCGCAGCAAGCCGATGGGCAGAATTACCGCTATTCACTCGCATATGTACCGCGATGCAGCTTATGGCGGCTGGAAGCGGCCAATTCCTGCCGATTGTGACCCGCGTCACGTCGAGTGGAAGACTTTTGAGGGAGAGGCAGCCCTTCATCCCTTTGATCCCAACCGCTACATGAACTGGCGGTTTTACTGGGATTATTCCGGCGGCAACGTTTTCGAAAACATGGTTCACCAGGTGGGCTTCTGGTTCAAGGCGATGGACCTTCACATCCCTGAGCGGGTCAGCATGACGGGCGCCAATTACTTTTCTCCGGAGATGCAGGTGCCTGATACGATGGATGTCACCATGACGTTGCCGGATAAAATATTCTTCAGTTGGAATTCCGGCTTTGGCAGCAGTTACTACGACGCAGATGAAGTTGTGCTGGGAAGCGATGGCGCCGTGGCACGAGACCAGAGGCACGATACGGTGACCTATATTCCGAAACAGACGCGGCACGGCGGCGTCACTGCTGGCGGGGAGGGAGCTTCTTCACCCGATATCGTGGGCGGCGGAGACGAAACAGAAATTCATATGCAGAATTTCTTTGATTGCGTCCGCAACCGGAAAACTCCCAATTGCCCGTTTGAGATAGGGTTCCGCTCGGCAATAGCCTGCCAGATGGCCATTGCCTCATACCGGCAGGGGCGGGAAGTCCGCTGGGATTCCGAAGCAGCACAAATTGTTTAG
- a CDS encoding response regulator produces the protein MKNAQLLARPGLNHRQWTAWKQEEVMASTIKTIPTRFNPAQSETIFRTLLAVEDPSDVRYYYGVLRALGHEVTVSASYAEALTSLEHGTFDMVVVAQGSPAFEGRQVLARAVEINPERPVLVVARTLDIDCYMEAMEMGAADYLERCAAPRDFMRSVDARLRMKKAA, from the coding sequence ATGAAGAACGCACAGCTCCTGGCGAGGCCAGGGCTGAATCATCGGCAGTGGACCGCCTGGAAGCAGGAGGAAGTTATGGCGAGTACTATCAAGACCATTCCAACCAGGTTCAATCCAGCTCAAAGCGAGACAATATTCAGGACCCTCCTTGCAGTCGAGGACCCAAGCGATGTCCGATACTACTACGGTGTCTTGCGCGCCCTGGGGCATGAAGTCACGGTCTCAGCGTCCTACGCGGAAGCGTTGACCAGTTTGGAGCATGGGACATTTGACATGGTCGTTGTTGCGCAGGGAAGTCCTGCGTTTGAAGGACGTCAAGTGCTGGCGCGCGCCGTGGAAATCAACCCCGAAAGGCCGGTCCTGGTTGTGGCTCGGACGCTGGACATCGACTGCTACATGGAAGCAATGGAGATGGGCGCAGCCGATTACCTCGAGCGGTGTGCCGCGCCGCGGGATTTCATGCGCTCAGTAGATGCCCGCCTTCGGATGAAAAAAGCGGCGTGA
- a CDS encoding RraA family protein, whose protein sequence is MAEQGDRIVNFNVDDVCGRFSVIYTGAISDVLHEMGFHNQVLPPSIQALTMDQQVAGIAMPVEGEPTTSTDPEVVYVPILKMLGDLRNGDVIVSQPHDNVSAHIGELSCETARVRGARGAVIDGGARDIDYILKLGFPVFCRYRTPADVMGRWKLVSYGTEIKIGQVAIRRGDFVVGDKDGVIVIPQEVTIQVLEKSEEVVNTENFVRKAILGGVHPVDAYRKYGRF, encoded by the coding sequence GTGGCGGAACAGGGAGATCGTATCGTTAATTTTAATGTGGATGATGTCTGCGGCCGTTTTTCGGTGATCTACACCGGAGCTATTTCTGATGTGCTGCACGAGATGGGCTTCCACAACCAGGTGCTGCCGCCCTCCATCCAGGCGCTGACGATGGACCAACAGGTGGCAGGCATCGCCATGCCGGTTGAGGGGGAACCCACAACAAGCACTGATCCTGAGGTCGTCTATGTACCCATTCTCAAGATGCTTGGCGACCTGCGTAACGGTGATGTGATCGTCTCCCAGCCGCACGACAACGTAAGCGCCCACATCGGTGAACTGTCCTGCGAGACGGCCAGGGTCCGTGGCGCCAGAGGAGCCGTGATTGACGGCGGAGCGCGCGACATCGACTACATCCTGAAGCTGGGATTTCCCGTCTTCTGCCGTTATCGGACGCCCGCTGACGTGATGGGCAGGTGGAAGCTTGTGTCGTATGGTACGGAGATCAAAATTGGGCAGGTGGCCATCCGCCGCGGAGATTTCGTTGTGGGTGACAAGGATGGAGTCATAGTGATTCCGCAAGAGGTTACCATCCAGGTCCTCGAAAAATCGGAAGAAGTTGTGAACACTGAAAATTTCGTCCGCAAGGCAATTCTCGGCGGCGTGCACCCCGTTGATGCCTATCGAAAGTATGGCCGGTTTTGA